From one Microlunatus sp. Gsoil 973 genomic stretch:
- a CDS encoding ROK family protein: MSPDLHRQANTATVLRTLAEHGPASLANLRQLTRLSRPTLEAILADLATAELVAQAEPGQPQGDVRAGRPARNYLINPDAGFVAGVDVGRHKVLVTIAELTGAVRTKERTEVPPRISGPELLEQVQQTMITAAARIPVRLDRLHGVTVGVPGAVDGSGRITRSVVVPQWDGHDIGRVLGDWAGVPIMVGNDANLAVLAEQRLGAARLCRDVVYILAGRRTRAAFMINGTVLTGRHGEAGEIGSVPELFFDTPEILLGDQQADSEQVTGVFAAARAGDPDSRARVRRFSCELARSIRFLITVLDPEMVVIGGGPGRGRRPVHPCRCR; encoded by the coding sequence ATGTCTCCGGATCTGCACCGGCAGGCGAACACCGCCACCGTGCTTCGTACGCTGGCCGAACACGGCCCGGCGAGCCTGGCCAACCTCCGGCAGCTGACCCGCTTGTCCCGTCCGACGCTCGAGGCGATCCTGGCCGATCTGGCGACGGCGGAACTGGTCGCCCAGGCCGAGCCCGGCCAGCCGCAGGGAGATGTCAGGGCCGGGCGGCCGGCCAGGAACTATCTGATCAATCCCGATGCCGGGTTCGTCGCCGGTGTCGACGTCGGCCGGCACAAGGTTCTGGTGACCATCGCGGAGCTGACCGGGGCCGTCCGGACCAAGGAGCGGACCGAGGTCCCGCCCCGGATCAGCGGCCCGGAGCTGCTCGAGCAGGTGCAACAGACCATGATCACCGCTGCGGCCCGGATCCCGGTCAGGCTCGATCGGCTGCACGGTGTCACCGTAGGAGTGCCCGGAGCGGTGGACGGCAGCGGCCGGATCACCCGCTCGGTCGTTGTGCCGCAATGGGACGGTCACGACATCGGCCGGGTGCTCGGTGACTGGGCCGGCGTTCCGATCATGGTCGGCAATGACGCCAATCTGGCCGTGCTCGCCGAGCAGCGGCTGGGAGCCGCCCGTCTGTGTCGGGACGTCGTCTACATACTGGCCGGCCGACGGACCAGGGCAGCATTCATGATCAACGGCACAGTGCTCACCGGGCGACACGGCGAGGCCGGTGAGATCGGATCGGTGCCGGAACTGTTCTTCGACACGCCGGAGATCCTCCTCGGCGATCAGCAGGCCGACAGTGAGCAGGTGACCGGCGTCTTCGCCGCGGCGCGCGCCGGCGATCCGGACAGCAGAGCCAGGGTGCGCCGCTTCAGTTGCGAACTGGCCCGCAGCATCCGATTCCTGATCACCGTCCTCGACCCGGAGATGGTGGTGATCGGCGGGGGGCCTGGCCGCGGCCGCCGACCAGTTCATCCCTGCCGTTGTCGATGA
- a CDS encoding Gfo/Idh/MocA family protein: MSQLVPPASEPLRVGMVGAGGIAGAHLPAWLGTGAQVSVYAHDGAHALVTRCGGGTVVDSFEELASQVDVIDVCTPTPCHRQYIEAAAAAGKHVLSEKPLGRTAADARAAIDACSAAGVQLYPGHVVRFFSEYETMHREVVAGTIGEVAVQRFTRGGTRPDKAWYHDDEQSGGIILDQMIHDLDFARWNAGEVSTAFARLSKNGEGLDAVVNAQVVLTHVGGAISYVGGIWARPGTTFRTTFEIVGTTGFLRHDSTQYKPVVIDGGLADDSGTGLLPATHGVSPFATEIAEFARAFAGGPQPRVTAEDGYAATVIAEAAIESLETGRPVHLEPAGVSA; encoded by the coding sequence GTGTCGCAGTTGGTCCCACCGGCTTCCGAGCCGTTGCGGGTCGGCATGGTCGGAGCCGGCGGAATCGCCGGAGCCCACCTGCCGGCCTGGCTCGGAACCGGCGCCCAGGTCAGTGTGTACGCACACGACGGAGCCCATGCACTGGTCACCCGCTGCGGTGGCGGAACGGTCGTGGACTCCTTCGAGGAGTTGGCTTCCCAGGTCGACGTCATCGATGTGTGCACGCCGACGCCCTGCCACCGCCAGTACATCGAAGCAGCGGCGGCTGCCGGAAAGCACGTGCTGAGCGAGAAGCCGCTCGGCCGGACGGCCGCCGACGCCCGGGCGGCCATCGATGCCTGCTCCGCGGCCGGTGTCCAGCTCTACCCGGGCCACGTGGTCCGCTTCTTCAGCGAGTACGAGACGATGCACCGCGAGGTCGTCGCCGGGACGATCGGCGAGGTCGCCGTCCAGCGGTTCACCCGCGGCGGAACCCGTCCGGACAAGGCGTGGTACCACGACGATGAACAGTCCGGCGGCATCATCCTGGACCAGATGATCCATGATCTGGACTTCGCCCGGTGGAACGCGGGTGAGGTGAGCACCGCCTTCGCCAGGCTCTCCAAGAACGGTGAGGGCCTGGACGCCGTGGTCAACGCCCAGGTCGTGCTCACCCACGTCGGCGGCGCGATCTCCTACGTCGGCGGCATCTGGGCACGACCCGGCACCACTTTCCGGACCACTTTCGAGATCGTCGGTACGACCGGCTTCCTGCGGCACGACTCCACCCAGTACAAGCCGGTGGTGATCGACGGTGGGCTCGCCGATGATTCCGGCACCGGACTGCTGCCGGCCACGCACGGCGTCAGCCCGTTCGCCACCGAGATCGCCGAGTTCGCCCGTGCCTTCGCCGGCGGACCGCAACCCCGGGTGACCGCGGAGGACGGCTATGCCGCAACGGTGATCGCCGAAGCCGCGATCGAGTCCCTGGAAACCGGACGCCCCGTCCACCTCGAGCCGGCAGGAGTTTCAGCATGA
- a CDS encoding acyltransferase family protein encodes MTNETVLPEPAADSRPTTGTRTSPATGPAAGLRGRLGYLDNLRAALTVLVVAHHAAITYSNLPLWYYTEPRDNASATGFVIFLAVNQMYFMGFFFLISGLFVPGSVDRKGPWRFFRDRLIRLGIPLVGFWLLIRPLLAIGSWPEYRKAGLSPLAFFLAGSDPGPMWFVEVLLVLGLVYAIYRSVRGRSLDQQRSAVVPDARVGNRMIMLLIGVLTVVTYSWRLVVPSGTYWPIVGLPTPYYLPQYVFLFVVGLLAQRRGWFSALTVRQGWAGLVMALVAGVPALGFSTVHGPAYLASVFCEQVFAVGVIMALLVLFRTRINRTGAVSRFASGQAFAVYVIHPLVLVAVARLIAPLAAPGVVKFAVLVVIAVPVCWAAAYLLRRIPGVRRVL; translated from the coding sequence GTGACCAATGAGACAGTGCTCCCGGAACCGGCGGCCGACAGCCGACCGACGACCGGGACGAGAACCAGCCCGGCGACCGGACCAGCGGCAGGTCTGCGGGGGCGGCTCGGGTACCTGGACAACCTGCGCGCAGCGCTGACAGTGCTCGTCGTCGCCCACCATGCCGCGATCACCTACTCGAACCTGCCGCTGTGGTACTACACCGAGCCGCGGGACAACGCATCCGCGACCGGGTTCGTGATCTTCCTGGCGGTCAACCAGATGTATTTCATGGGCTTCTTCTTCCTGATCTCCGGACTGTTCGTCCCGGGATCGGTCGACCGCAAGGGGCCGTGGCGGTTCTTCCGGGACCGGCTGATCCGGCTCGGCATCCCGCTGGTCGGATTCTGGTTGCTCATCCGGCCGCTGCTGGCCATCGGCTCCTGGCCGGAGTACCGCAAGGCCGGATTGTCACCGCTGGCCTTCTTCCTTGCGGGATCCGACCCGGGGCCGATGTGGTTCGTCGAGGTGCTGCTGGTCCTCGGCCTGGTTTACGCGATCTACCGATCGGTCCGCGGCCGATCACTCGACCAACAGCGATCGGCGGTCGTTCCCGATGCGCGCGTCGGCAACCGGATGATCATGCTGCTGATCGGCGTGCTGACGGTGGTGACCTACAGCTGGCGGCTGGTGGTGCCGAGCGGCACGTACTGGCCGATCGTCGGGCTGCCGACCCCGTACTACCTGCCCCAGTACGTGTTCCTCTTCGTCGTCGGGCTGCTCGCCCAGCGCAGGGGATGGTTCTCGGCGTTGACCGTCCGGCAGGGCTGGGCAGGACTGGTGATGGCCCTGGTCGCCGGCGTCCCCGCGCTGGGGTTCTCCACCGTGCACGGGCCGGCCTACCTGGCGTCGGTGTTCTGCGAGCAGGTCTTCGCGGTCGGCGTGATCATGGCGTTGCTCGTTCTCTTCCGGACCCGGATCAACCGGACCGGTGCCGTCAGCCGGTTCGCCTCCGGCCAGGCCTTCGCGGTGTACGTCATCCACCCGCTCGTCCTGGTCGCGGTCGCCCGGTTGATCGCG
- a CDS encoding Gfo/Idh/MocA family protein has translation MRIAVLSFAHLHSMAYLNALSQRPDVEIVATDPDHANREPGEIGGPELAERFGVRYLDSYDAVWEWGPDAVIICSENSLHRPLTEQAAAHGVHVLSEKPLATTVEDAQAMVDVCERAGVKLMIAHPVRYSTAFLELKDAYDSGALGSVKAVLGTNNGQLPIHSRKWFVDPVLAGGGSVTDHTVHVADLLDSLFDGVPARSVYAVSNKILHSDQVEVETGGLVSIEYANGVIATVDCSWSKPDSYPTWGGLTLQLVGSKGIADMDAFNARIDGQSDVTNNALWFSYGVNADQAMINKFLEVVAGGPQPAPDGRSGLRTVSIVEAAYESIRTGQPVTL, from the coding sequence ATGAGGATCGCCGTCCTGTCCTTCGCCCATCTGCATTCGATGGCGTACCTGAACGCGCTGTCCCAGCGCCCCGACGTCGAGATCGTCGCCACCGATCCCGACCACGCCAACCGGGAACCGGGGGAGATCGGTGGCCCGGAACTGGCCGAGCGGTTCGGCGTGCGCTACCTGGACAGCTACGACGCCGTCTGGGAATGGGGCCCCGACGCGGTGATCATCTGCTCGGAGAACTCGTTGCACCGACCGCTGACCGAACAGGCGGCCGCGCATGGCGTCCACGTGCTCAGTGAGAAGCCGCTGGCCACCACGGTCGAGGATGCCCAGGCGATGGTCGACGTCTGCGAGCGTGCCGGCGTCAAGCTGATGATCGCCCATCCGGTGCGCTACTCGACTGCCTTCCTCGAGCTGAAGGACGCCTACGATTCCGGAGCACTCGGATCGGTCAAGGCGGTGCTGGGCACCAACAACGGCCAGCTGCCCATCCACAGCCGCAAGTGGTTCGTCGATCCGGTGCTGGCCGGCGGCGGATCGGTCACCGATCACACGGTGCATGTGGCCGACCTGCTGGACAGCCTGTTCGACGGTGTCCCGGCGAGGAGCGTGTACGCGGTCAGCAACAAGATCCTGCACAGCGACCAGGTGGAGGTGGAGACCGGCGGACTGGTTTCGATCGAGTACGCCAACGGCGTGATCGCCACCGTCGACTGCAGTTGGTCCAAGCCGGACTCGTACCCCACCTGGGGCGGCCTGACCCTGCAACTGGTCGGCAGCAAGGGGATCGCCGACATGGACGCCTTCAACGCCCGGATCGACGGCCAGTCCGACGTCACGAACAACGCGCTCTGGTTCTCCTACGGTGTGAACGCCGATCAGGCGATGATCAACAAGTTCCTCGAGGTGGTGGCCGGCGGCCCGCAGCCGGCACCCGACGGACGGTCCGGTCTGCGGACCGTGTCGATCGTCGAGGCAGCTTACGAATCGATCCGGACGGGGCAACCGGTCACGCTCTGA